Proteins from a genomic interval of Inquilinus sp. Marseille-Q2685:
- the truB gene encoding tRNA pseudouridine(55) synthase TruB, which produces MARRKRGRPVHGWVVVDKPVGVTSTQVVGRIRRIFDAEKAGHAGTLDPLASGILPIALGEATKTVPYAMDGEKTYRFTVRWGEARDTDDAEGRITATSDVRPEPGAIAAVVPRFVGEIRQVPPAFSAIKVDGERSYDLARAGEAVQLAPRLIRIDDLSLAEIPDRDHATFDVQSGKGAYMRGLARDIALALGTVGHIVALRRTRVGPFGLDDAVRLEHIDALAKQPGAEQSALDGILLPVETPLDDIPAVALTEAEAQRMRHGQSVALLRRSDRERIAALDLDPDNPDAIVLAICGDAPVALARIDGGEIRPVRILNL; this is translated from the coding sequence ATGGCGCGTAGGAAGCGCGGCCGCCCGGTCCATGGCTGGGTGGTGGTCGACAAGCCGGTCGGCGTCACCTCGACCCAGGTGGTCGGCCGCATCCGCCGGATCTTCGACGCCGAGAAGGCGGGCCACGCCGGCACGCTGGACCCGCTGGCCAGCGGCATCCTGCCGATCGCGCTGGGCGAGGCGACCAAGACCGTGCCCTACGCCATGGACGGCGAGAAGACCTACCGCTTCACCGTGCGCTGGGGCGAGGCGCGCGACACCGACGACGCCGAGGGCCGGATCACCGCGACCAGCGACGTCCGCCCCGAACCCGGCGCCATCGCCGCGGTGGTGCCGCGCTTCGTCGGCGAGATCAGACAGGTGCCGCCGGCCTTCTCCGCCATCAAGGTCGACGGCGAGCGCTCCTACGACCTGGCCCGCGCGGGCGAGGCGGTGCAGCTGGCGCCGCGGCTGATCCGGATCGACGACCTGAGCCTGGCCGAGATCCCGGACCGCGACCACGCCACCTTCGACGTGCAGTCCGGCAAGGGCGCCTATATGCGCGGCTTGGCCCGCGACATCGCCCTTGCGCTCGGCACGGTGGGACACATCGTCGCATTGCGCCGCACGCGAGTCGGTCCCTTCGGCCTTGACGACGCGGTTCGCTTGGAGCATATCGACGCGCTAGCCAAGCAGCCGGGGGCCGAGCAATCGGCCCTCGACGGCATTCTGCTTCCGGTCGAGACCCCGCTGGACGACATCCCGGCGGTGGCCCTGACGGAAGCCGAAGCGCAACGGATGCGGCACGGCCAGTCGGTCGCGCTGCTACGGCGCTCGGATCGGGAGCGGATCGCCGCCCTCGATCTCGATCCGGACAACCCGGACGCCATCGTTCTGGCCATCTGCGGGGACGCCCCCGTGGCCCTGGCCCGCATCGACGGCGGCGAGATCCGGCCGGTGCGCATCCTCAACCTCTGA
- the rbfA gene encoding 30S ribosome-binding factor RbfA: MRHTPANGPSQRQLRVGEELRHALAAILMRDELHDPDLAGVSITVSEVRPSPDMKHATVFVTTLNGAGMDTVLPALRRAAPFLRGQVARAVRLRYTPQLSFQADTSFDYAQKINTLMHQDAVARDLAEDKDSDDEDGA; this comes from the coding sequence ATGCGACACACCCCTGCCAACGGCCCGAGCCAACGCCAGCTGCGCGTCGGCGAGGAGCTGCGCCACGCCCTGGCCGCGATCCTGATGCGCGATGAGCTGCACGACCCGGACCTGGCCGGCGTGTCGATCACCGTCTCCGAGGTCCGGCCGAGCCCGGACATGAAGCACGCCACCGTCTTCGTCACCACGCTGAACGGCGCCGGGATGGACACGGTGCTGCCGGCGCTGCGCCGCGCCGCGCCGTTCCTGCGCGGCCAGGTGGCCCGGGCGGTGCGGCTGCGCTACACGCCGCAGCTGAGCTTCCAGGCCGACACCAGCTTCGACTACGCGCAGAAGATCAACACCCTGATGCACCAGGACGCGGTCGCCCGCGACCTGGCCGAAGACAAGGACTCGGACGACGAAGATGGCGCGTAG
- the infB gene encoding translation initiation factor IF-2: MTDSKEQDRKTLSLGSAKPKLTLGGKPADSSGQVRQQFSHGRSKAVTVEVKRQRGGTNTALADGGAAARRAAEGQPGRSARGGGGGMLGGRVLSQAEREARQRALQVALREEEARRHLPEPAEPEPAPEPEAVETAPEPAAPLDPEALRRRELEELAAIESEAKRKAEEERFLLEEEQKRRDAERAAEDARRKAVADRSGQAAAARAPAEPAGLRGVPATADDEDDGRRRGGGGRGAPGRGALPGRGPVPGPAKRAPGAGKSEPKRRSGKMTVVQALSDDGSEIRGRSLAAMRRARERERLAMQSQNQEKIAREVIIPEVITVQELANRMAERGGDVVKTLMRMGVMATITQSIDADTAELVVAEFGHKVKRVAESDVEIGLRGEEDTAEELQPRPPVVTIMGHVDHGKTSLLDALRHTNVVSGEAGGITQHIGAYQVQVESGDRVTFIDTPGHAAFTEMRARGANTTDIVVLVVAANDGVMPQTIEAIRHARAAEVPIIVAINKIDLPDAKPERVRTELLQHEIVVEEMGGETLDVPVSAKTGQGLDKLVEAILLQAEVLDLKANPNRPAEGTVVEAKLERGRGSVATVLVQRGTLKVGDIFVTGGEWGRVRALLDDRGQTLKSAGPAQPVEVLGLNGTPLAGDDFVVVDSEARAREITEFRNRKRREASHVATARGSLEQMFEKIREGEAKELPVIIKGDVQGSVEAIAGSLEKAAGDNVEVKVRVLHSAVGAITESDVTLAASTGAMLIGFNVRANPQAREMAKRDGVEIRYYSIIYNVIDDVKAALTGLLAPKMRENYIGNAEIREVFNITKVGKVAGCMVTNGVVKRGAGVRLLRDNVVIHEGTLKTLKRFKDEVREVREGYECGMAFENYDDIRAGDVIECFELVEEVRAL, encoded by the coding sequence ATGACGGATAGCAAGGAACAGGATCGCAAGACGCTGTCGCTGGGCAGTGCGAAGCCCAAGCTCACCCTCGGTGGGAAGCCGGCCGATTCATCAGGCCAGGTGCGCCAGCAGTTCAGCCACGGCCGCTCCAAGGCGGTGACCGTCGAGGTCAAGCGCCAGCGCGGCGGCACCAACACGGCCCTTGCCGATGGCGGCGCGGCTGCAAGGCGGGCGGCCGAGGGCCAGCCCGGCCGCAGCGCCCGCGGGGGCGGCGGCGGCATGCTGGGCGGACGGGTGCTCTCGCAGGCCGAGCGCGAAGCGCGGCAGCGCGCCCTGCAGGTCGCCCTGCGCGAGGAGGAGGCCCGCCGGCATCTGCCGGAGCCGGCCGAGCCCGAACCGGCGCCGGAACCCGAGGCCGTCGAGACTGCGCCGGAGCCGGCCGCGCCGCTCGACCCCGAGGCGCTGCGCCGGCGCGAGCTGGAGGAGCTGGCCGCGATCGAGAGCGAGGCCAAGCGCAAGGCCGAGGAGGAGCGTTTCCTGCTCGAGGAAGAGCAGAAGCGCCGCGACGCGGAGCGCGCCGCCGAGGACGCCCGCCGCAAGGCGGTCGCCGATCGCTCCGGCCAGGCCGCCGCGGCCCGGGCCCCGGCCGAGCCGGCCGGCCTGCGCGGCGTCCCGGCCACGGCCGACGACGAGGATGACGGCCGCCGTCGCGGCGGCGGCGGGCGCGGTGCGCCCGGCCGTGGCGCCCTGCCGGGCCGCGGCCCGGTCCCCGGCCCGGCCAAGCGCGCCCCCGGTGCCGGCAAGTCCGAGCCGAAGCGCCGGTCCGGCAAGATGACCGTGGTCCAGGCGCTGAGCGACGACGGCAGCGAGATCCGCGGCCGCAGCCTGGCGGCGATGCGCCGGGCCCGCGAGCGCGAGCGCTTGGCGATGCAGAGCCAGAACCAGGAGAAGATCGCCCGCGAGGTGATCATCCCCGAGGTCATCACCGTGCAGGAGCTGGCCAACCGCATGGCCGAGCGCGGCGGCGACGTGGTCAAGACGCTGATGCGCATGGGCGTGATGGCCACCATCACCCAGTCGATCGACGCCGACACCGCCGAGCTGGTGGTGGCGGAGTTCGGCCACAAGGTGAAGCGCGTCGCCGAATCCGACGTCGAGATCGGCCTGCGCGGCGAGGAGGATACGGCGGAGGAGCTGCAGCCGCGGCCCCCGGTCGTCACCATCATGGGCCATGTCGACCACGGCAAGACCTCGCTGCTCGACGCGCTGCGCCACACCAATGTCGTGTCCGGCGAGGCCGGCGGCATCACCCAGCACATCGGCGCCTATCAGGTGCAGGTGGAGTCGGGCGACCGCGTGACCTTCATCGACACGCCGGGCCACGCCGCCTTCACCGAGATGCGGGCCCGCGGCGCCAACACCACCGACATCGTCGTGCTGGTGGTGGCCGCCAATGACGGCGTCATGCCGCAGACGATCGAGGCGATCCGCCACGCCCGCGCGGCGGAGGTGCCGATCATCGTCGCCATCAACAAGATCGATCTGCCGGACGCCAAGCCGGAGCGCGTGCGCACCGAGTTGCTGCAGCACGAGATCGTGGTCGAGGAGATGGGCGGCGAGACGCTCGACGTCCCGGTCTCGGCCAAGACCGGCCAGGGCCTGGACAAGCTGGTCGAGGCGATCCTGCTGCAGGCGGAGGTGCTGGACCTCAAGGCCAACCCGAACCGCCCGGCGGAAGGCACCGTCGTCGAGGCCAAGCTGGAGCGCGGCCGCGGCTCGGTCGCGACCGTCCTGGTCCAGCGCGGCACGCTGAAGGTCGGCGACATCTTCGTCACCGGCGGCGAATGGGGCCGCGTGCGCGCCCTGCTCGACGACCGCGGCCAGACCCTGAAGTCGGCAGGCCCGGCCCAGCCGGTCGAAGTGCTCGGCCTCAACGGCACGCCGCTCGCCGGCGACGACTTCGTGGTCGTCGACAGCGAGGCCCGGGCCCGCGAGATCACCGAGTTCCGCAACCGCAAGCGGCGCGAGGCCTCCCATGTCGCCACCGCGCGCGGCTCGCTCGAGCAGATGTTCGAGAAGATCCGCGAGGGCGAGGCGAAGGAGCTGCCGGTCATCATCAAGGGCGACGTGCAGGGCTCGGTCGAAGCCATCGCCGGGTCGCTGGAGAAGGCCGCAGGCGACAATGTCGAGGTGAAGGTGCGGGTGCTGCACTCCGCGGTCGGCGCCATCACCGAGAGCGACGTCACCCTCGCCGCCTCGACCGGCGCCATGCTGATCGGCTTCAACGTCCGCGCCAACCCGCAGGCGCGGGAGATGGCCAAGCGCGACGGTGTGGAGATCCGCTACTACTCGATCATCTACAACGTGATCGACGACGTGAAGGCGGCCCTGACCGGCCTGCTGGCGCCGAAGATGCGCGAGAACTACATCGGCAACGCCGAGATCCGCGAGGTGTTCAACATCACCAAGGTCGGCAAGGTCGCCGGCTGCATGGTCACCAACGGCGTGGTCAAGCGCGGCGCCGGCGTCCGCCTGCTGCGCGACAACGTCGTGATCCACGAGGGCACGCTGAAGACCCTGAAGCGCTTCAAGGACGAGGTCCGCGAGGTGCGCGAGGGCTACGAATGCGGCATGGCCTTCGAGAACTACGACGACATCCGCGCCGGCGACGTCATCGAGTGCTTCGAGCTGGTCGAGGAGGTCCGCGCGCTCTAA
- a CDS encoding RNA-binding protein, whose product MVRGGGEGLSDPTAITPEDADLPEAAGPERRCIATGAVRPKAELIRFVAGPDGQVVPDLAERLPGRGLWVSAEREAMLRAQAKGLFAKAARRPVRAPDDLVDRVEALLHKSCIDLIGMARRAGQAVAGYEKVHAWLAEGRAAVLLAASDGAADGRAKLAALAAAVRPAPALVEIFSADALGMAFARDRMVHAAIARGGLAERLVAEAARLDGIRGRADRVGPAGRGVVDGASGAAPAFSVQG is encoded by the coding sequence TTGGTTCGAGGAGGAGGAGAAGGCCTGAGCGACCCGACTGCCATCACCCCTGAGGACGCAGACCTGCCCGAGGCCGCAGGGCCCGAGCGGCGCTGCATCGCGACCGGCGCCGTGCGGCCGAAGGCGGAGCTGATTCGCTTCGTCGCCGGCCCCGACGGTCAGGTCGTGCCCGATCTGGCGGAACGGCTGCCGGGCCGTGGCCTGTGGGTGAGCGCCGAGCGCGAGGCCATGCTTCGGGCCCAGGCCAAGGGCCTGTTCGCCAAGGCGGCGCGCCGGCCGGTCCGCGCCCCGGACGACCTGGTCGATCGGGTCGAAGCGCTCTTGCACAAGAGCTGCATCGATCTCATCGGGATGGCACGCCGGGCGGGACAGGCGGTGGCCGGATATGAGAAAGTGCATGCGTGGCTGGCCGAGGGCCGCGCCGCGGTGCTGCTGGCGGCATCGGACGGTGCGGCGGATGGTCGAGCCAAGCTGGCGGCTTTGGCCGCCGCGGTCCGGCCGGCGCCGGCACTCGTGGAGATCTTCTCCGCCGACGCGCTCGGGATGGCCTTTGCCCGGGACCGCATGGTACACGCTGCGATCGCTCGCGGCGGGCTGGCGGAGCGGCTGGTCGCGGAAGCGGCACGGCTGGACGGAATTCGTGGTCGAGCCGACCGGGTCGGACCGGCTGGACGTGGTGTGGTCGACGGGGCATCGGGTGCCGCGCCGGCCTTCTCTGTGCAGGGATAG
- the nusA gene encoding transcription termination factor NusA, which translates to MELLHVADVVAREKSIDRDEVLTAMEQAIQKAGRSKYGHEHDIRAHINRKSGDIELRRYRQIVEAVEDEATQLDAKDAAKRWPHLKVGDFVIDDLPPIDFGRIAAQTAKQVIVQKVREAERHRQFEEYKDRVDEIVNGSVKRVEYGNVTVDLGRAEGVIRRDELLPREHFKVGDRVRAYIYDVREEPRGPQIFLSRTHGQFMAKLFAMEVPEIYDGIIEIKAVARDPGSRAKIAVISKDSSIDPVGACVGMRGSRVQAVVGELQGEKIDIIPWSSDAATFVVNALAPAEVAKVVLDDTQNRIEVVVPDDQLSLAIGRRGQNVRLASMLTGWDIDILTEAEESERRQEETRQRSELFMEALDVDDVIAHLLVAEGFRQVEEIAYTPLEELAEIEGFDEGVAGELQERALRWLEERDRQLTERYKELGVADDLAALEVLTPAILVKLGESGVKTLDDLADLAGDELVEILGEKTISLDDANALIMQARAHWFEEEEKA; encoded by the coding sequence ATGGAACTGCTGCACGTTGCCGATGTCGTGGCCCGCGAGAAGAGCATCGATCGCGACGAGGTGCTGACCGCGATGGAGCAGGCCATCCAGAAGGCCGGCCGCTCCAAATACGGCCACGAGCATGACATCCGCGCCCATATCAACCGCAAGTCGGGCGATATCGAGCTGCGCCGCTACCGCCAGATCGTCGAGGCGGTCGAGGACGAGGCCACCCAGCTGGACGCCAAGGATGCCGCCAAGCGCTGGCCGCATCTGAAGGTCGGCGACTTCGTTATCGACGACCTGCCGCCGATCGACTTCGGCCGCATCGCCGCCCAGACGGCGAAGCAGGTGATCGTGCAGAAGGTGCGCGAGGCCGAGCGCCACCGCCAGTTCGAGGAATACAAGGACCGGGTCGACGAGATCGTCAACGGCTCGGTCAAGCGCGTCGAATACGGCAACGTCACGGTCGACCTGGGCCGGGCCGAAGGCGTCATCCGCCGGGACGAGCTGCTGCCGCGCGAGCATTTCAAGGTGGGCGACCGCGTCCGCGCTTACATCTACGACGTGCGCGAGGAGCCGCGCGGGCCGCAGATCTTCCTGTCCCGCACCCACGGGCAGTTCATGGCCAAGCTGTTCGCGATGGAGGTGCCGGAGATCTATGACGGCATCATCGAGATCAAGGCCGTGGCCCGCGACCCGGGCAGCCGCGCCAAGATCGCGGTGATCTCCAAGGACAGCTCGATCGATCCGGTCGGCGCCTGCGTCGGCATGCGCGGCAGCCGCGTCCAGGCCGTGGTGGGCGAGCTGCAGGGCGAGAAGATCGACATCATCCCCTGGTCCTCGGACGCCGCCACCTTCGTGGTCAACGCGCTGGCCCCGGCCGAGGTGGCCAAGGTGGTGCTCGACGACACCCAGAACCGGATCGAGGTGGTGGTGCCGGACGACCAGCTGTCGCTGGCGATCGGCCGCCGCGGCCAGAACGTCCGCCTCGCCTCGATGCTGACCGGCTGGGACATCGACATCCTGACCGAGGCCGAGGAGAGCGAGCGTCGCCAGGAAGAGACCCGGCAGCGCAGCGAATTGTTCATGGAGGCCCTGGACGTCGACGACGTCATCGCCCATCTCCTGGTGGCCGAAGGCTTCCGTCAGGTCGAGGAGATCGCCTACACGCCGCTCGAGGAGCTGGCGGAGATCGAGGGCTTCGACGAGGGCGTGGCCGGCGAGCTGCAGGAGCGCGCGCTGCGCTGGCTCGAGGAGCGCGACCGCCAGCTGACCGAGCGGTATAAGGAGCTCGGTGTGGCCGACGACCTGGCGGCGCTGGAGGTGCTGACCCCGGCGATCCTGGTCAAGCTGGGCGAAAGCGGGGTCAAGACCCTGGACGATTTGGCGGATCTGGCCGGCGACGAGCTGGTCGAGATCCTCGGTGAGAAGACGATTTCCCTCGACGATGCCAACGCCCTGATCATGCAGGCGCGGGCCCATTGGTTCGAGGAGGAGGAGAAGGCCTGA
- the rimP gene encoding ribosome maturation factor RimP: MTQVDQVRAIVAPSLEAMGYEVVRVLMTGGEHRPQLQIMAERIDRRGMTVDDCAEISRAVSAILDVEDPIPTAYTLEVSSPGIDRPLTRPADYERFLGHEARLETRVPVDGRKRFRGVLAGIEGETVLLRSEEIGEEPVRLPFAEIQRAKLILTDALIEAAAAEVEQAEAAAAAAAPQPDTPQADAQDA, encoded by the coding sequence ATGACGCAAGTGGATCAGGTGCGCGCGATCGTGGCGCCGTCGCTGGAGGCGATGGGCTATGAGGTCGTGCGCGTCCTCATGACCGGTGGCGAGCACCGGCCGCAGCTGCAGATCATGGCCGAGCGGATCGACCGCCGCGGCATGACCGTGGACGACTGCGCCGAGATCAGCCGCGCGGTGTCGGCGATCCTCGATGTCGAGGATCCGATCCCGACGGCCTACACGCTCGAGGTCTCCTCCCCCGGCATCGACCGCCCGCTGACCCGGCCCGCCGATTACGAGCGCTTCCTCGGCCACGAGGCGCGGCTCGAGACGCGAGTCCCGGTCGACGGCCGCAAGCGCTTCCGCGGTGTCCTGGCCGGGATCGAGGGCGAGACGGTGCTGCTGCGGTCCGAGGAGATCGGGGAGGAGCCGGTGCGGCTGCCCTTCGCCGAGATCCAGCGGGCGAAGCTGATCCTCACCGACGCCCTGATCGAAGCCGCCGCCGCAGAGGTCGAGCAGGCCGAGGCGGCGGCCGCAGCCGCCGCCCCGCAGCCCGACACCCCCCAGGCCGACGCCCAAGACGCATAG
- a CDS encoding ROK family transcriptional regulator, with product MQRLDNPVPLTRQLSLRAVMETVLHRGPISRSQIARETGLSKQTISEVMRVLEEAGWVRETGRTHGAIGRAAVTYEVRPDAAFVLGIDLGGSKVAVALADLACSIVDEVVEPTDLSGGQAILAQIVALRDRLVARSGIDSGRIKVAVLGSPGVLDPASGAIRLAPNIPDFDGFDVRGALEAALGCPVRIENDVNLGVIGEHWQGRGRDAATLVFMAIGTGIGAGVLVDGKLLRGARGAAGEVSYLPLGGDPFDPELRAKGVFEAAAAAGGIVARYEAAGGEAGLSVRDIFDRAAAGEAPARDALAETARLLALAIAAICAVVDPERVVLGGSIGIRPEMRDLIEPALQRCLIEPPPVECSSLGNRATLIGALAVGLNRLHNALFGAHDLPGELPLPVTLRMLTDAA from the coding sequence ATGCAACGCCTCGACAACCCCGTGCCGCTGACGCGCCAGCTCAGCCTCCGCGCCGTGATGGAGACGGTCCTTCATCGCGGGCCGATCTCGCGCTCCCAGATCGCGCGGGAGACGGGGCTGTCGAAGCAGACGATCTCCGAGGTCATGCGGGTGCTGGAGGAGGCGGGCTGGGTGCGCGAGACCGGCCGGACACACGGGGCGATCGGCCGTGCCGCGGTGACCTACGAGGTCCGGCCCGACGCCGCCTTCGTCCTCGGCATCGATCTCGGCGGCAGCAAGGTGGCCGTCGCCCTGGCCGACCTGGCCTGCAGCATCGTCGACGAGGTGGTGGAGCCCACCGACCTCTCCGGCGGCCAGGCCATCCTGGCCCAGATCGTGGCGCTGCGGGACCGGCTGGTCGCCCGCAGCGGCATCGATTCCGGCCGCATCAAGGTCGCGGTGCTGGGCAGCCCCGGCGTGCTCGACCCGGCTTCCGGCGCGATCCGCCTCGCCCCCAACATCCCGGATTTCGACGGCTTCGACGTGCGCGGCGCGCTGGAGGCGGCGCTGGGCTGTCCGGTCCGGATCGAGAACGACGTCAATCTCGGCGTCATCGGCGAGCATTGGCAGGGCCGCGGCCGGGACGCCGCCACCCTGGTGTTCATGGCGATCGGCACCGGCATCGGCGCCGGGGTTCTGGTCGACGGCAAGCTGCTGCGCGGCGCCCGCGGCGCGGCGGGCGAGGTTTCCTACCTGCCGCTCGGCGGCGACCCCTTCGATCCGGAGCTGCGGGCCAAGGGCGTGTTCGAGGCCGCCGCGGCCGCCGGCGGCATCGTCGCCCGGTACGAGGCGGCGGGCGGGGAGGCCGGGCTGTCGGTGCGCGACATCTTCGATCGCGCCGCCGCCGGCGAGGCCCCGGCCCGGGACGCGCTGGCGGAGACGGCGCGCCTCCTGGCCCTCGCCATCGCCGCGATCTGCGCCGTGGTCGATCCGGAGCGGGTGGTGCTGGGCGGCAGCATCGGCATCCGGCCCGAGATGCGGGACCTGATCGAGCCGGCGCTGCAGCGCTGCCTGATCGAGCCGCCGCCGGTCGAATGCAGCAGCCTGGGCAATCGCGCCACGCTGATCGGGGCGCTCGCGGTCGGGCTGAACCGGCTGCACAACGCGCTGTTCGGCGCCCATGACCTGCCGGGCGAGCTGCCGCTGCCCGTCACCCTGAGGATGCTGACCGATGCCGCCTGA
- a CDS encoding glycoside hydrolase family 28 protein translates to MPPDPTPGTVAIVPPEAGNDLTEAIRAAIAAAHARGGGVVTVPAGDWTSGGLRLLDGVRLHLPAGARLAAAPGWDRYAGTAVDSIAEESDRAFIAASGARDIGIGGHGVLIGDSRHWRVPGAGSLGTHVPVERRPRMVVFEDCERVEIADIGIEDSPMWTIHLAGCRRAVVRNVEIRNDKRMPNTDGINLDGCADARIEGCFISAADDGICLKTTRRDPARLRPCERIVVTGCVIESESCALKIGTETWADIRDVVFADCVVAASNRAFGIFSRDGGVIERIRVSGVTVDCHQTPEGFWGCGEPVTITIARRHPGVEPGAVRDVVVDGLSGRAEGAVVLVGLPDRPVGPVTLADIDLRQVVGRLDPVGHYDLRPTTADLAPEPGQEGRKNAWVRGADGKIVGLVPYEGGMPALYARHVDDLGLAQLRLRRPTLLPPGWNRAAMVLRHVTITPDLAPDSRS, encoded by the coding sequence ATGCCGCCTGACCCCACCCCCGGCACCGTCGCGATCGTCCCGCCCGAGGCCGGCAACGACCTGACCGAGGCGATCCGCGCCGCCATCGCCGCGGCCCATGCCCGGGGCGGCGGCGTGGTGACGGTGCCGGCGGGCGACTGGACCAGCGGCGGGCTGCGCCTGCTCGACGGGGTGCGGCTGCATCTGCCGGCGGGTGCCCGACTGGCGGCGGCGCCGGGCTGGGACCGCTATGCCGGGACCGCGGTCGACAGCATCGCCGAGGAGTCCGACCGGGCCTTCATCGCGGCTTCGGGCGCCCGCGACATCGGCATCGGCGGCCATGGCGTCCTGATCGGCGACAGCCGGCACTGGCGCGTCCCCGGGGCCGGCAGCCTGGGGACACATGTGCCGGTCGAGCGCCGGCCGCGCATGGTGGTGTTCGAGGATTGCGAGCGGGTCGAGATCGCCGATATCGGCATCGAGGATTCGCCGATGTGGACGATCCACCTGGCCGGCTGCCGCCGGGCGGTGGTGCGCAATGTCGAGATCCGCAACGACAAGCGCATGCCCAACACCGACGGGATCAACCTCGACGGCTGCGCCGATGCCCGGATCGAGGGCTGCTTCATCAGCGCCGCGGATGACGGCATCTGCCTGAAGACGACGCGCCGCGATCCCGCCCGGCTGCGCCCCTGCGAGCGGATCGTGGTCACCGGCTGCGTGATCGAGAGCGAGAGCTGCGCGCTGAAGATCGGCACCGAGACCTGGGCCGACATCCGCGACGTGGTCTTCGCCGACTGCGTGGTCGCCGCCTCGAACCGGGCGTTCGGCATCTTCTCGCGCGACGGCGGGGTGATCGAGCGCATCCGCGTGAGCGGGGTGACGGTGGACTGCCACCAGACGCCGGAGGGCTTCTGGGGCTGCGGCGAGCCGGTGACGATCACCATCGCCCGCCGCCATCCCGGGGTCGAGCCAGGCGCGGTGCGAGACGTGGTCGTCGACGGCCTGTCCGGGCGGGCCGAAGGCGCCGTGGTGCTGGTCGGCCTGCCGGACCGGCCGGTCGGCCCGGTCACCCTCGCCGATATCGACCTGCGGCAGGTGGTGGGGCGGCTGGACCCGGTCGGGCACTACGACCTGCGCCCGACCACCGCCGACCTTGCGCCCGAGCCAGGGCAGGAGGGCCGCAAGAATGCCTGGGTGCGCGGCGCCGATGGGAAGATCGTCGGGCTGGTGCCCTATGAGGGCGGCATGCCGGCGCTCTACGCGCGGCATGTCGACGATCTCGGCCTGGCCCAGCTGCGGCTGCGGCGGCCGACGCTGCTGCCGCCCGGCTGGAACCGGGCGGCGATGGTGCTGCGGCACGTGACCATCACCCCCGACCTGGCCCCTGACAGCCGGAGCTGA
- a CDS encoding ABC transporter ATP-binding protein, which produces MASLTLERIKKTFGPVPVIHGMDLEIRDGEFVVFVGPSGCGKSTLLRLIAGLETPTEGTIRIGGKDVTAASPAAREIAMVFQSYALYPHMTVRQNLSFGLENLRMARAEIDRRILAAAKMLAIEPYLDRRPKELSGGQRQRVAIGRSIVRNPSLFLFDEPLSNLDAALRVQTRAEISKLHRELGTTMIYVTHDQVEAMTMAGRIAVLRDGKLEQFGPPLELFNRPANKFVAGFIGSPRINMFAGTLAGRSEAGAVIDAPGLGTVALPVDAGGLAPGAAVSVGIRPSHLRLSDDGPVRLLVQHSENVGTETYVYGTVEGAADSIILHVPDQLSVAIGSVLPLSLPPGRCHVFREDDGRALAPLAEAA; this is translated from the coding sequence ATGGCGTCCCTGACCCTCGAGCGCATCAAGAAGACCTTCGGTCCCGTCCCGGTGATCCACGGCATGGACCTCGAGATCCGCGACGGCGAGTTCGTGGTCTTCGTCGGTCCCTCGGGCTGCGGCAAGTCCACCCTGCTGCGGCTGATCGCGGGGCTGGAGACGCCGACCGAAGGCACCATCCGCATCGGCGGCAAGGACGTCACCGCGGCCAGCCCGGCGGCGCGCGAGATCGCCATGGTGTTCCAGTCCTATGCCCTGTACCCGCACATGACGGTGCGGCAGAACCTGTCCTTCGGGCTGGAGAACCTGCGCATGGCGCGGGCGGAGATCGACCGGCGCATCCTGGCGGCGGCGAAGATGCTGGCGATCGAGCCCTATCTCGACCGCCGGCCGAAGGAGCTGTCGGGCGGCCAGCGCCAGCGCGTCGCCATCGGCCGGTCGATCGTCCGCAACCCGTCGCTGTTCCTGTTCGACGAGCCGCTGTCCAACCTCGACGCCGCGCTGCGGGTGCAGACGAGGGCCGAGATCAGCAAGCTGCACCGCGAGCTGGGCACCACCATGATCTATGTCACCCACGACCAGGTCGAGGCGATGACCATGGCCGGCCGCATCGCCGTGCTGCGCGACGGGAAGCTGGAGCAGTTCGGCCCGCCGCTGGAGCTGTTCAATCGCCCGGCCAACAAGTTCGTCGCCGGCTTCATCGGCTCGCCCCGGATCAACATGTTCGCTGGCACGCTGGCGGGGCGGTCGGAGGCGGGGGCGGTGATCGACGCGCCCGGACTCGGCACCGTCGCGCTGCCGGTCGATGCCGGCGGGCTGGCGCCGGGCGCCGCGGTGTCGGTCGGGATCCGGCCCTCGCATCTGCGGCTCAGCGATGACGGGCCGGTGCGGCTGCTGGTCCAGCACAGCGAGAATGTCGGCACCGAGACCTATGTCTACGGCACGGTCGAAGGCGCCGCCGACAGCATTATCCTGCATGTGCCGGACCAGCTCTCGGTCGCCATCGGATCGGTGCTGCCGCTGTCCCTGCCGCCCGGGCGCTGCCATGTCTTCCGTGAGGATGACGGCCGCGCGCTGGCCCCCCTGGCGGAGGCGGCGTGA